One Sphingomicrobium sp. XHP0239 DNA segment encodes these proteins:
- a CDS encoding 5-(carboxyamino)imidazole ribonucleotide synthase: MSLPPGSTIGIVGGGQLGRMLCLEATRMGYRTHVYAPDPAPPASGPASLYVCADYANTDALAAFAAECDVVTYEFENLPVEPLKTMGDKLRPGTRSLAIAQDRAHEKSFIEEQGGRVSPWHRIEEAADLDAAGEVLAFPLVLKSRRLGYDGKGQAWVREADQLLEAWEAIGREPAIAEKAVDFAAEFSILVARRADDELAVFNAPRNIHDGGILRRSEVPAGEPVDAQVPQAVETACTLAIAMGHIGVMAVEFFATDDGPLINEIAPRVHNSGHWTIEGAQTSQFEQHLRCILDLPLGDPALVSPRVTMDNLIGSDVDLWEQLLAEPGAHLHLYGKREARSGRKMGHVTRLG; this comes from the coding sequence ATGAGCCTGCCACCCGGAAGTACCATCGGCATCGTCGGCGGCGGCCAGCTCGGCCGGATGCTGTGCCTCGAGGCGACGCGCATGGGCTATCGCACCCACGTCTACGCTCCCGACCCGGCACCCCCCGCGAGCGGTCCGGCCAGTCTCTACGTCTGTGCCGACTACGCCAATACCGACGCTCTCGCCGCCTTCGCGGCCGAATGCGACGTCGTCACCTACGAATTCGAAAATCTGCCGGTCGAGCCGCTAAAGACCATGGGCGACAAGCTGCGTCCCGGCACGCGCAGCCTCGCCATCGCGCAGGACCGCGCGCACGAGAAATCCTTCATCGAGGAACAGGGCGGGCGTGTCTCGCCATGGCACCGGATCGAGGAAGCGGCCGATCTCGACGCGGCGGGGGAAGTCCTCGCCTTTCCGCTCGTCCTCAAGTCCCGCCGCCTCGGCTACGACGGCAAGGGGCAGGCGTGGGTCCGGGAGGCGGATCAGCTTCTCGAAGCCTGGGAAGCCATCGGCCGCGAACCGGCGATCGCCGAGAAGGCGGTCGATTTCGCGGCCGAATTCTCGATCCTCGTCGCGCGCCGCGCCGACGACGAACTCGCGGTCTTCAATGCACCCCGCAACATCCACGACGGCGGCATCCTTCGGCGCAGCGAGGTCCCCGCGGGGGAGCCCGTCGATGCCCAGGTCCCGCAGGCGGTCGAGACCGCCTGCACCCTCGCGATTGCGATGGGTCACATCGGGGTGATGGCAGTCGAGTTCTTTGCGACCGACGACGGTCCGCTCATCAACGAAATCGCGCCACGCGTGCACAATTCGGGCCACTGGACCATCGAGGGCGCGCAGACGAGCCAGTTCGAACAGCATCTGCGCTGCATCCTCGACCTGCCGCTGGGCGATCCTGCCCTGGTGAGCCCGCGGGTCACGATGGATAATCTCATCGGGAGCGACGTCGACCTGTGGGAGCAACTGCTCGCCGAACCGGGTGCCCATCTCCACCTCTACGGCAAGCGCGAGGCGCGCTCCGGACGCAAAATGGGGCACGTCACCCGGTTGGGATGA
- a CDS encoding asparagine synthase-related protein encodes MLTSLDFTFPLDSGSVRAPDAELGNARLWLIGSLGETGSLHELAGDSTDDNASQAALLLAGFEKAGSRALRDLTGIFAGIWQQGTTVHLFRDALGCEPLHYRQHDGRLFVHSDMLPLGRLGARPRVDANWLAGFLLLIPEARDATAYRDVHRVPPGSIVTIEPGREPRVELYWAPDLQQLDLSLEEAVATAERLVDKRLQAHGKAPLLLSAGVDSNVMLSRLAQAGNLGDAITGSPSVHAEAAGGDTIDEYPLAHAAYHAVGGGGDHYRLRAAPSGLREAIDWGFEAFERPMYNPSNLGWMDGCQALAATLGDGTVFDGTLGNFTIGHNGEHPVVALAAQRRWRDMLAECARHGGHGLRAVWREAPPEWLLRLKTPSAGRRQAKRMYLKTSNRFVASERRRAVAAGYQADQPADGMPFPQRRLRDVILQLDLANSKRAARRRHGVELVDPYGHPELVAFSLRLPEELYRQPKRVRRVQRAMLDPRLPEIIRLGRAGGMQGADWRAAAIRDAALMRQIVDRLRDGHPGAEIFDVEAMDRTLRQWPASGWNDEEQVMTYRVRLMRTLTGAAFAQWVAEQ; translated from the coding sequence TTGCTGACATCGCTGGATTTCACGTTTCCGCTCGATAGCGGAAGCGTTCGCGCACCCGATGCCGAGTTGGGAAATGCGCGACTGTGGCTGATCGGCTCGCTGGGCGAGACGGGGTCGCTTCACGAGCTGGCGGGCGATTCCACGGACGACAATGCCTCGCAGGCTGCACTTCTCCTCGCGGGCTTTGAGAAGGCCGGATCGCGAGCGCTACGCGATCTCACCGGTATCTTCGCGGGCATCTGGCAGCAGGGTACGACTGTCCACCTGTTTCGCGACGCGCTTGGCTGCGAACCGCTCCATTATCGGCAGCACGACGGCCGACTGTTCGTCCATTCCGACATGCTTCCCCTCGGAAGGCTAGGTGCCCGCCCGCGGGTCGATGCCAACTGGCTTGCCGGGTTTCTGCTGCTGATCCCCGAAGCGCGGGACGCGACCGCCTATCGCGACGTTCACCGCGTACCGCCCGGATCGATCGTGACGATCGAACCGGGCCGCGAACCCCGCGTCGAGCTCTATTGGGCCCCCGACCTTCAGCAACTCGATCTGTCGCTGGAGGAGGCCGTCGCAACCGCAGAGCGGCTGGTGGACAAGCGCCTGCAGGCGCACGGCAAGGCGCCCCTTCTGCTGTCCGCCGGCGTGGACAGCAATGTCATGTTGTCGCGGCTGGCCCAGGCGGGCAATCTCGGCGACGCGATTACCGGATCGCCCTCGGTCCATGCCGAGGCGGCGGGCGGCGACACGATAGACGAATATCCGCTTGCCCACGCGGCCTATCACGCAGTCGGCGGGGGCGGTGATCATTATCGGCTGCGCGCCGCACCTTCTGGTCTGCGCGAAGCGATCGACTGGGGCTTCGAAGCGTTCGAGCGTCCTATGTACAATCCGTCCAATCTCGGATGGATGGACGGGTGCCAGGCTCTTGCCGCCACATTGGGTGATGGCACCGTCTTCGACGGCACGCTCGGCAATTTCACGATCGGTCACAATGGCGAACATCCGGTGGTCGCGCTCGCGGCGCAGCGTCGATGGCGGGACATGTTGGCCGAATGCGCACGGCACGGCGGGCACGGGCTACGCGCGGTCTGGCGCGAGGCGCCCCCCGAGTGGCTGCTGCGGCTCAAGACACCTTCGGCCGGACGGCGTCAGGCGAAACGGATGTATCTCAAGACAAGCAACCGTTTCGTTGCGAGCGAACGCCGACGCGCGGTCGCGGCGGGATACCAGGCCGACCAGCCCGCCGACGGCATGCCCTTTCCGCAGCGGCGGCTTCGCGACGTCATTCTCCAACTCGACTTGGCCAACAGCAAAAGGGCGGCACGGCGGCGGCACGGGGTCGAACTGGTCGACCCCTACGGCCATCCCGAACTGGTGGCCTTCTCGCTGCGACTGCCCGAGGAGCTGTATCGCCAGCCGAAGCGCGTACGACGGGTTCAGCGCGCGATGCTCGATCCGCGATTGCCCGAAATCATCCGACTGGGTCGCGCCGGCGGAATGCAGGGCGCGGACTGGCGCGCCGCCGCGATCCGCGATGCGGCGCTGATGCGGCAGATCGTCGATCGGCTGCGCGACGGCCATCCGGGCGCCGAGATTTTCGACGTTGAGGCGATGGATCGCACGCTTCGTCAATGGCCGGCCAGCGGATGGAACGATGAAGAGCAGGTCATGACCTATCGCGTGCGGCTGATGCGAACGCTCACCGGCGCCGCGTTCGCTCAGTGGGTCGCGGAGCAATGA
- a CDS encoding lasso peptide biosynthesis B2 protein: MSKPERLSWRFMAEALRDLVVASVALRRRSFEELVAGTQSARPPADNRTARRIERVIRGWARRLPWRPMCFEQALAAQRMLARRGYAATYHFGSRRGADGLEAHVWLSSGEVPVVGHRNAHEFVELARFPDAPPV, translated from the coding sequence ATGAGCAAGCCGGAACGCCTGTCGTGGCGGTTCATGGCCGAGGCGCTTCGCGATCTCGTCGTGGCCTCGGTGGCGCTTCGCCGACGCTCCTTCGAAGAGCTGGTTGCGGGCACCCAAAGTGCCCGGCCGCCGGCGGACAATCGAACAGCGCGGCGGATCGAGCGGGTCATCCGCGGGTGGGCGCGGCGTCTGCCCTGGCGACCGATGTGTTTCGAGCAAGCGCTCGCAGCGCAACGGATGCTGGCGCGGCGCGGATATGCGGCGACCTATCATTTCGGGTCGCGCCGGGGAGCGGACGGTCTGGAAGCGCACGTCTGGCTGTCGAGCGGCGAGGTGCCGGTGGTGGGCCATCGCAACGCGCACGAGTTCGTCGAACTCGCCCGCTTTCCCGACGCGCCGCCCGTTTAG
- a CDS encoding PqqD family protein, translating to MPMLLSPFGMAEASAILLTDHIRQNRSIPTGAVDGELMALDPAAGEVYGLDPTGTRIWNAIGDGIAVETLIEKLADTHDVAVERCRTETLSFLEELVDSGLVIVDRA from the coding sequence ATGCCGATGCTCCTTAGCCCCTTTGGCATGGCAGAGGCGAGCGCGATCCTCCTCACCGACCACATTCGACAGAATCGGTCGATCCCGACGGGAGCGGTCGATGGCGAACTCATGGCGCTCGATCCCGCCGCCGGCGAGGTCTACGGACTCGACCCAACGGGAACGCGGATCTGGAACGCGATCGGCGATGGCATTGCAGTCGAAACGCTAATCGAAAAGCTCGCCGACACCCACGACGTTGCAGTGGAGCGGTGCCGCACCGAGACACTGTCCTTTCTCGAGGAACTGGTCGATTCGGGTCTGGTGATCGTGGACCGGGCGTGA
- a CDS encoding M14 family metallopeptidase: protein MSLTVTSAFDSGNIELIAADGDKLDLHIVKDHQSDFYQWFHFKLVGGAGREVTLNISNAGKSAYPDGWPDYKAYMSIDRAEWTRVDSTRYEDGTLTIRLVPETDCVYLAYYIPYSMDRHLDLVATIAALPDVEYRSLGKTHDGQDLDYLVMGEGELTVWLYARQHPGESQAEWWMEGALDKLTDPDDPISRNLLKHCTFHIVPNMNPDGSRRGHLRTNAVGTNLNREWDNPTQEKSPEVLYVRNRMDETGVDFAMDVHGDEAIPAAFLAGFEGIPSLEDAQYDLFKKFSAALNAATPDFQEEKGYEVSKPGEANLSMSTTQLAERFGAVSMTLEMPFKDNDDMPDPIYGWSTERCAHLAHACLATLNGMLPDLIERKKAKR, encoded by the coding sequence ATGAGCCTGACCGTTACCAGCGCCTTCGACAGCGGAAACATCGAATTGATCGCTGCCGATGGCGACAAGCTCGACCTTCATATCGTGAAGGATCACCAGTCCGACTTCTACCAGTGGTTTCATTTCAAGCTGGTCGGCGGTGCGGGGCGCGAGGTCACACTCAACATCTCCAACGCCGGCAAGTCGGCCTATCCCGACGGCTGGCCCGACTACAAAGCGTACATGAGCATCGACCGCGCCGAATGGACCCGCGTCGACAGCACCCGCTACGAGGACGGCACCCTCACCATCCGCCTCGTTCCCGAGACAGACTGCGTCTATCTGGCCTATTACATTCCCTATTCGATGGACCGGCACCTCGATCTCGTCGCGACCATCGCGGCGCTGCCTGACGTCGAATATCGCAGCCTCGGCAAGACCCACGACGGACAGGATCTCGATTATCTTGTCATGGGCGAGGGCGAACTCACGGTGTGGCTCTACGCGCGCCAGCATCCGGGCGAGAGCCAGGCCGAATGGTGGATGGAAGGCGCGCTCGACAAGCTGACCGATCCCGACGATCCCATCAGCCGCAACCTGCTGAAGCATTGCACCTTTCACATCGTGCCCAACATGAACCCCGACGGGTCGAGGCGCGGTCACCTTCGCACCAATGCGGTGGGCACGAACCTCAATCGCGAATGGGACAATCCGACGCAGGAAAAGAGTCCCGAAGTGCTCTACGTGCGCAACCGGATGGACGAGACGGGCGTCGATTTCGCGATGGACGTGCACGGCGACGAAGCAATCCCCGCCGCCTTCCTCGCGGGCTTCGAAGGCATCCCCAGTCTCGAGGATGCACAGTACGATCTGTTCAAGAAGTTCAGCGCTGCGTTGAACGCGGCCACACCCGATTTCCAGGAAGAGAAGGGCTACGAGGTTTCCAAGCCGGGCGAAGCCAACCTCTCCATGTCGACCACCCAGTTGGCCGAACGGTTCGGTGCGGTGTCGATGACCTTGGAAATGCCCTTCAAGGACAATGACGACATGCCCGACCCCATCTATGGCTGGTCGACCGAGCGCTGCGCCCACCTCGCGCATGCCTGCCTCGCGACGCTCAATGGAATGTTGCCCGACCTTATCGAACGCAAAAAGGCCAAGCGCTGA
- a CDS encoding ABC transporter ATP-binding protein gives MRIEHIRPLLGDMRKRFGRRIFIYIGFQTVSALVEGIGILLLLPLLAALSGEGPDWLPAFASIEVVVIAFLCVMVVRAILLLVRGRMQAAFYRDYSVSLSGELAEALARIGWPAASDIGQARMQQYWNANVPRTTLAVTQLLMMAVSVLLLTVKAAIAFALAPAMAAAATILLALSSLASWTWVRRSGRKGQEALDALSDAREHGFQFHASLKSALAEGREQGFVDRFKALVGAEYGGFYAIERAEAEADVANQFAAAVGLAAILYVGIVAIEVETSVFFLLLILFARMVGPARALIAQLQRFLAYAGSFLPLAALLDSETRVGTRFCAESDDDRLEWQRLEARGLLLPARGEPLGPVDCVVQRGRWVALQGASGTGKSLLVDVVAGLLRPVDGTMTLNDAPFDPSDAPRWPREIAYLGQDGTLLGNTARAMIDPPADATDAEVARLIEMVGAMPLIERLGSLDTRLGDRAARISGGERQRLAVVRAILRRPSLLILDEATAALDLESEAALITAIRSELPDAAVLMVSHRPQTWDLMDDRVALG, from the coding sequence GTGAGGATCGAACACATCCGCCCTCTGCTGGGTGACATGCGGAAGCGCTTCGGCCGGCGGATCTTTATCTATATCGGCTTTCAGACCGTGTCGGCTCTCGTCGAAGGCATCGGGATCCTGCTTCTGCTGCCGCTTCTCGCGGCGTTGAGTGGCGAGGGTCCAGACTGGTTACCCGCTTTCGCCAGCATCGAGGTCGTAGTGATCGCGTTCCTGTGCGTCATGGTGGTCCGCGCCATCCTTTTGCTCGTGCGCGGACGGATGCAGGCAGCCTTCTATCGCGATTATTCGGTCTCGTTGTCGGGCGAACTGGCCGAGGCACTGGCACGGATCGGATGGCCCGCGGCCAGCGACATCGGGCAGGCGCGGATGCAGCAATATTGGAACGCCAACGTGCCGCGAACGACGCTGGCGGTGACGCAGCTTCTGATGATGGCGGTGTCGGTGCTGTTGCTGACCGTAAAGGCGGCGATCGCTTTTGCGCTGGCCCCGGCCATGGCGGCGGCGGCGACGATATTGCTCGCGCTGAGTTCGTTGGCGAGCTGGACCTGGGTCCGACGGTCGGGGCGCAAAGGACAGGAAGCGCTCGACGCCCTCAGCGATGCGCGCGAGCATGGGTTCCAGTTTCACGCGAGCCTCAAGTCCGCGCTCGCAGAGGGACGCGAACAGGGCTTCGTCGATCGGTTCAAGGCGCTCGTCGGAGCCGAATATGGCGGGTTCTACGCGATCGAACGCGCCGAAGCGGAAGCCGACGTCGCCAATCAGTTCGCAGCAGCCGTGGGTTTGGCAGCGATATTGTACGTGGGGATCGTGGCGATCGAAGTGGAGACGAGCGTCTTCTTCCTGCTGCTGATCCTGTTCGCGCGGATGGTCGGGCCGGCACGGGCGTTGATCGCGCAATTGCAGCGGTTTCTCGCCTATGCGGGGAGCTTCCTGCCGCTGGCCGCGCTGCTGGACAGCGAGACACGCGTCGGCACACGTTTTTGTGCAGAAAGCGACGACGATCGGTTGGAGTGGCAGCGTCTGGAGGCGCGCGGCCTGCTTCTGCCCGCACGCGGCGAACCGCTCGGCCCGGTCGATTGCGTGGTGCAGCGCGGGCGCTGGGTCGCGCTGCAGGGCGCGTCGGGAACGGGAAAATCGCTGCTGGTCGACGTGGTGGCGGGACTGCTCCGGCCGGTGGACGGGACGATGACCCTGAACGATGCACCGTTCGATCCTTCGGACGCACCCCGCTGGCCACGCGAGATCGCCTATCTCGGTCAGGACGGCACGCTGCTCGGCAATACGGCACGGGCCATGATCGATCCGCCCGCAGACGCGACCGATGCCGAGGTCGCGCGATTGATCGAGATGGTCGGCGCGATGCCGTTGATTGAGCGGCTGGGATCGCTCGACACGCGGCTTGGCGATCGCGCCGCTCGCATCTCGGGCGGAGAACGGCAGCGACTGGCGGTCGTCCGTGCGATTCTGCGGCGCCCGAGCCTGCTCATTCTCGACGAGGCGACGGCGGCACTCGACCTCGAAAGCGAGGCGGCGCTGATTACGGCGATCCGTTCCGAATTGCCGGATGCCGCCGTACTGATGGTCTCGCACCGCCCGCAGACGTGGGACTTGATGGACGACCGCGTCGCTCTGGGCTGA
- the gpmA gene encoding 2,3-diphosphoglycerate-dependent phosphoglycerate mutase: protein MPTLILARHGQSQWNLENRFTGWWDVDLTEQGVEEALRAGRQLKAKGYEPVRCFTSVLTRAIRTLHLALYEMDRLYLPVVKDWRLNERHYGGLTGLNKQEMRDKVGEEQVHIWRRSFDTPPPAQEEDDKFRMDSDPRYAGIDIPTTESLKDTIARVLPYYEEAIVPHLRKGETVMVSAHGNSLRALVKHLSGISDEDISGLEIPTGRPMIYKLDDDLNEVRRSYVDED from the coding sequence ATGCCGACGCTCATCCTCGCCCGCCACGGCCAGTCGCAGTGGAACCTCGAGAACCGTTTCACGGGCTGGTGGGACGTCGACCTTACCGAGCAGGGCGTGGAGGAAGCGCTTCGCGCGGGGCGCCAGTTGAAGGCCAAGGGTTACGAGCCCGTGCGCTGCTTCACCTCGGTCCTGACCCGCGCGATCCGCACGCTCCACCTCGCGCTCTACGAGATGGACCGGCTCTATCTGCCCGTTGTCAAGGACTGGCGATTGAACGAGCGTCATTATGGTGGGCTGACCGGCCTCAATAAGCAGGAGATGCGGGACAAGGTCGGCGAGGAGCAGGTCCATATCTGGCGTCGCAGTTTCGACACGCCCCCGCCCGCGCAGGAAGAGGATGACAAATTCCGCATGGACTCCGACCCGCGCTATGCCGGCATCGACATCCCGACCACCGAAAGTCTGAAGGACACGATCGCGCGCGTGCTGCCGTATTACGAGGAAGCGATCGTGCCGCATCTGCGCAAGGGCGAGACGGTCATGGTGTCGGCCCACGGCAACAGTCTGCGCGCGCTCGTGAAGCACCTGTCGGGGATCTCGGACGAGGATATTTCGGGGCTGGAAATCCCCACAGGCCGCCCGATGATCTACAAGCTCGACGACGACTTGAACGAAGTCCGCCGCTCCTACGTCGACGAGGACTGA
- the ykgO gene encoding type B 50S ribosomal protein L36 — MKIRNSLKSLKSRHRDCRVIRRRGRTYVINKTNRRFKARQG, encoded by the coding sequence ATGAAGATTCGTAACTCGTTGAAATCGCTGAAGTCGCGTCATCGCGATTGTCGCGTTATCCGCCGTCGCGGGCGGACCTATGTCATCAACAAGACCAACCGCCGCTTCAAGGCGCGCCAGGGCTAA
- a CDS encoding peptidylprolyl isomerase, which translates to MSILFAALSLTFQDPAPPLPKVTPGQIVEAAPDEAWRDVDPELLLLVDLEGGRRVVIELNPTFAPEHVANIQSFARNAHWSGASVYRVQDNYVAQWGVGDEERRLPAGVSERPAAEYVRPVSDLKVTGLGSSDSYASAAGFVDGWPVALYRDGTASLTHCYGTVGVGRGLDPETGSGSELYAVIGHAPRHLDRNIAIVGRVIDGIEYLSSLPRGSEGLGMYAENETPVPITRSVLAAMLQEEPIPRYQVMREDSEAFARYLSVRANRNDDFYRVAAGGVDVCNVNVPVRRVDG; encoded by the coding sequence ATGTCGATCCTGTTCGCCGCCCTTTCGCTGACGTTTCAGGATCCTGCGCCACCACTCCCAAAAGTGACGCCGGGACAGATCGTCGAAGCCGCACCCGATGAGGCGTGGCGCGACGTCGATCCCGAGCTTCTCTTGCTGGTCGACCTCGAGGGAGGCCGGCGCGTCGTGATCGAGCTCAACCCGACGTTCGCGCCCGAACATGTCGCCAATATCCAGTCGTTCGCGCGCAACGCCCACTGGTCGGGAGCCAGCGTCTATCGCGTCCAGGATAATTACGTCGCGCAATGGGGCGTCGGCGACGAAGAGCGAAGGCTTCCGGCCGGGGTGAGCGAACGACCGGCGGCCGAATATGTTCGACCGGTGTCCGACCTCAAGGTCACGGGACTGGGTTCGAGCGACAGCTATGCGTCGGCAGCAGGGTTCGTCGACGGATGGCCGGTGGCGCTTTATCGCGACGGAACCGCAAGCCTGACACATTGCTATGGCACCGTCGGGGTGGGGCGCGGGCTCGACCCGGAAACGGGGTCGGGTAGCGAACTCTACGCGGTGATCGGCCACGCTCCTCGCCATCTCGACCGGAATATCGCAATCGTCGGCCGCGTCATCGACGGGATCGAATATCTTTCTTCGCTTCCGCGCGGATCCGAAGGACTGGGAATGTACGCTGAAAACGAAACGCCCGTCCCCATCACGCGCTCGGTCCTCGCCGCAATGCTGCAGGAAGAGCCGATCCCCCGTTATCAGGTCATGCGGGAAGATAGCGAGGCCTTCGCGCGCTACCTGTCGGTACGCGCCAACCGAAACGATGATTTCTATCGCGTCGCGGCGGGCGGAGTGGACGTGTGCAACGTCAACGTGCCGGTGCGGCGGGTCGACGGCTGA
- a CDS encoding M20/M25/M40 family metallo-hydrolase has protein sequence MKFRPLDLTLGAAALTLAFPAYAQDMGAAGNAEADNVRAHVEFLADDLLEGRDAGTRGYDIAALYVASQFKAMGLQPGGDDGSWYQQVPFVRASSDAQSASLTRGGETIDVSDRMALNASVRQTDIAIDAPLVFVGNGLDEPLLGYDDYEGLDVAGKIVVVLGGIPEGQPGDVSAHLRSSKAQSAAANGAIGILNITGAEGERAARVLDFYRGREVIDWVGSDGTSGRLPGSLLFDGVITLDMARDLLGVDADGIRALAQRAGAGEKISRDLGAELSVALTSTHERFTSPNVIATLPGGDADKAGEHVMMTAHLDHVGVNEDALGADKVFNGALDNAAGVSTMLEAARLFTRMDRAPDRTITFIALTAEEKGLLGAGYYAAEPTVPLEDIAAVVNLDMPVPLYEFIDVVAFGADYNSVAQKVAAAGEAMGVSVVPDPMPEQNIFVRSDHYRFAEKGIPAILLFTGPGGEGEEKFGDFFANQYHQAGDDLSLPIMWDQLARYADLNYRIALTIAEDEDRPRWYADTYFGDRFAPGQERAPRP, from the coding sequence GTGAAATTCCGCCCGCTCGACCTCACTCTCGGCGCCGCCGCGCTCACCCTCGCCTTCCCCGCTTATGCTCAGGATATGGGCGCTGCGGGCAATGCGGAGGCCGACAATGTCCGCGCGCACGTCGAGTTTCTCGCCGACGATCTGCTCGAAGGTCGCGATGCGGGCACGCGCGGTTACGACATTGCGGCTCTGTACGTAGCCAGCCAGTTCAAGGCGATGGGACTGCAGCCCGGCGGCGACGACGGGAGCTGGTACCAGCAGGTGCCGTTCGTCCGCGCGTCGAGCGACGCGCAGTCGGCTTCGCTGACCCGCGGCGGGGAAACGATCGACGTTTCCGATCGCATGGCGCTCAACGCCAGCGTGCGACAGACCGACATCGCAATCGATGCGCCATTGGTGTTCGTGGGCAACGGGCTCGACGAACCGCTGCTCGGTTACGACGATTACGAGGGGCTCGACGTGGCGGGCAAGATCGTCGTCGTGCTGGGCGGCATTCCCGAAGGTCAGCCGGGCGACGTGTCCGCTCACTTGCGCTCGTCCAAGGCACAATCGGCCGCCGCCAACGGAGCGATCGGCATCCTCAACATCACGGGGGCGGAAGGCGAGCGGGCCGCGCGGGTTCTGGATTTCTATCGCGGCCGCGAAGTGATCGACTGGGTTGGTAGCGACGGCACGTCGGGGCGACTGCCCGGCAGCCTGCTCTTCGACGGGGTGATCACGCTCGATATGGCGCGCGACCTTCTGGGCGTGGACGCGGACGGAATTCGCGCGCTGGCGCAACGGGCCGGCGCGGGCGAGAAGATTTCGCGCGACCTGGGCGCGGAGCTGTCGGTGGCGCTCACCTCCACCCACGAGCGGTTCACCAGCCCCAATGTCATCGCGACCCTTCCGGGCGGCGATGCGGACAAGGCGGGCGAACATGTGATGATGACCGCGCACCTCGATCATGTCGGCGTCAACGAGGATGCGCTGGGCGCGGACAAGGTCTTCAACGGCGCGCTCGACAATGCGGCGGGCGTATCGACCATGCTGGAAGCCGCGCGTCTGTTTACCCGCATGGACCGCGCGCCGGATCGTACAATTACCTTCATCGCGCTGACGGCGGAAGAGAAGGGACTGCTGGGGGCGGGCTATTACGCTGCCGAGCCGACCGTTCCGCTTGAGGACATCGCTGCGGTGGTCAATCTCGACATGCCGGTGCCGCTTTACGAATTTATCGACGTGGTGGCCTTCGGTGCGGACTATAACAGCGTCGCGCAGAAGGTCGCAGCGGCAGGCGAGGCGATGGGTGTGAGCGTGGTGCCCGACCCGATGCCCGAACAGAATATCTTCGTCCGTTCGGACCATTACCGCTTTGCCGAGAAAGGCATCCCTGCAATTCTGCTGTTCACCGGTCCCGGAGGCGAGGGCGAGGAGAAGTTCGGCGACTTCTTCGCCAACCAGTATCACCAGGCGGGCGACGACCTGTCGCTCCCGATTATGTGGGACCAGTTGGCACGCTACGCCGATCTCAACTATCGTATCGCCCTCACGATCGCGGAGGACGAAGATCGGCCGCGCTGGTATGCCGACACCTATTTCGGCGACCGTTTCGCGCCGGGGCAGGAACGCGCTCCGCGCCCGTAA
- the purE gene encoding 5-(carboxyamino)imidazole ribonucleotide mutase encodes MNAPTNARVGVIMGSQSDWDTMGEAAALLETLGVSHEVRIVSAHRTPDRMVDYARSARERGLEVIIAGAGGAAHLPGMVAALTPVPVLGVPVRSKALSGVDSLYSIVQMPAGVPVATFAIGVAGAKNAALFAAAMLATRDETVARRLDDWRAQQTDAVAEQPE; translated from the coding sequence ATGAACGCCCCAACGAACGCCAGGGTCGGCGTGATCATGGGTAGCCAGTCCGACTGGGACACGATGGGCGAGGCAGCCGCGCTGCTCGAGACCCTCGGCGTGTCGCACGAGGTGCGGATCGTATCGGCGCATCGGACACCTGATCGCATGGTCGACTACGCCCGATCGGCGCGCGAACGCGGTCTCGAAGTCATTATCGCAGGTGCCGGCGGCGCTGCCCATCTGCCGGGAATGGTCGCAGCGCTGACACCGGTCCCGGTGCTCGGCGTTCCGGTCCGATCGAAGGCTTTGTCGGGCGTCGACAGTCTCTATTCGATCGTCCAGATGCCCGCCGGCGTTCCCGTCGCCACGTTCGCCATCGGCGTCGCGGGCGCCAAGAACGCCGCCCTGTTCGCCGCCGCCATGCTGGCGACCCGCGACGAAACGGTCGCGCGACGCCTCGACGACTGGCGCGCCCAGCAGACCGACGCAGTCGCGGAGCAACCCGAATGA